From one Chryseobacterium sp. 3008163 genomic stretch:
- a CDS encoding FtsK/SpoIIIE family DNA translocase, whose protein sequence is MEKKTQKPQTDSPEKGKILSKPRIFFGLTFIVFSGVLALSFISYLMNWKSDQSQAGTMLEKSIQSSNIFGKLGDWLGNIFIFESIGVASFIVAFLFVVFGTMILKKKIFKPWMTFGHSLFFICWLPIFFGAITKGQGNAGVLSGVYGYQIMDSLNAIIGSVGLWLVLVVSIALYFILEFNLRPSSIKSKFNEINENTIGRVKSMMPNSSENFEADEELESEIQDSQSNVTVTDVSGNVKVQETAKPAKVSNEIQPSVNVETIVTPNQTSFEEIKKDSSSTVSLDLNTKPVIPVARPEEAFDMKPSTPSTDGIKFNVEVAPAVEILTDAEMHSNDLVEKHGLYDHRLDLPKFQMPTLDLLKDYGNEEISVNKEELEENKNKIVGLLKNFNVGIAEIKATIGPTVTLYEIVPEAGIRVSAIKKLQDDIALNLSALGIRIIAPMPGKGTIGIEVPRKNPTMVSMRSVIASQKFQNTDMDLPVVFGKTISNEVFMADLSKMPHLLMAGSTGQGKSVGINAILTSLLYKKHPSELKFVMVDPKKVELSLYSKIERHYLAKLPDSDDAIITDTHKVINTLNSLCVEMDQRYDLLKNAFCKNLKEYNKKFSERKLNPENGHRYLPYIVLVVDEFADLIMTAGKEVELPIARLAQLARAVGIHLIVATQRPSVNVITGMIKANFPARAAFRVISSVDSRTILDSPGADQLIGKGDMLYFNGNEILRLQCAFIDTPEVERLAEFIGEQKGYASAFMLPEYVSEGAANSVGAFDPNEKDQLFDEAARIIVSTQQGSTSMLQRQLKLGYNRAGRIMDQLEASGIVGGFNGAKAREVLISDLNSLEQFLEDLRN, encoded by the coding sequence ATGGAAAAGAAAACACAAAAACCGCAGACCGATTCGCCTGAAAAAGGCAAAATTTTATCGAAGCCACGCATCTTTTTCGGATTAACTTTTATTGTTTTTTCGGGAGTTCTAGCACTTTCTTTCATTTCATATTTAATGAATTGGAAATCAGATCAAAGCCAAGCCGGAACGATGCTCGAAAAAAGCATACAATCTTCTAATATTTTTGGGAAATTGGGTGACTGGCTGGGCAATATTTTTATATTTGAAAGCATTGGTGTTGCATCATTTATTGTTGCATTCCTTTTTGTGGTTTTCGGGACGATGATTCTGAAGAAAAAAATCTTTAAGCCGTGGATGACTTTCGGACATTCTTTATTTTTTATCTGTTGGTTGCCTATCTTTTTTGGAGCGATTACAAAAGGTCAGGGAAATGCCGGAGTTTTAAGCGGAGTGTACGGTTACCAAATAATGGATTCGCTAAATGCAATCATTGGAAGTGTTGGTCTTTGGCTGGTTTTAGTGGTGAGTATCGCTTTATATTTTATCTTAGAATTTAATTTACGTCCAAGTTCAATCAAATCAAAATTCAACGAGATTAATGAAAATACGATTGGTAGAGTAAAATCGATGATGCCAAATTCAAGTGAAAATTTTGAAGCGGATGAAGAGTTAGAAAGCGAAATTCAGGATTCTCAATCAAATGTTACTGTAACTGATGTTTCCGGCAATGTTAAAGTGCAGGAAACTGCAAAACCTGCGAAAGTTTCAAACGAAATTCAGCCTTCTGTGAATGTAGAAACCATCGTAACGCCTAATCAGACTTCATTTGAGGAAATTAAAAAAGATTCTTCATCAACCGTAAGTTTAGATTTAAATACAAAACCTGTCATTCCGGTTGCAAGACCTGAAGAAGCTTTTGATATGAAACCGTCAACTCCTTCAACCGACGGAATTAAATTTAATGTAGAAGTTGCTCCTGCTGTTGAGATTTTAACTGATGCTGAAATGCACTCAAATGATTTGGTAGAGAAACACGGTTTGTATGATCACCGTTTGGATTTGCCTAAATTTCAAATGCCTACTTTAGATCTTTTGAAAGATTACGGAAATGAAGAAATTTCAGTTAATAAAGAAGAATTAGAAGAAAATAAAAATAAAATTGTTGGATTATTAAAGAACTTCAACGTTGGAATTGCTGAAATTAAAGCGACGATCGGACCAACAGTTACTCTATACGAAATTGTACCTGAGGCGGGAATCAGAGTTTCTGCGATCAAAAAGCTGCAGGATGACATTGCGTTGAATCTTTCCGCTTTAGGAATCAGAATTATCGCGCCAATGCCAGGAAAAGGCACCATCGGAATTGAAGTTCCGAGAAAAAATCCTACGATGGTTTCTATGCGTTCGGTAATTGCTTCACAGAAATTCCAGAATACAGATATGGATCTTCCTGTTGTATTTGGAAAAACGATTTCTAATGAAGTTTTCATGGCCGATTTATCAAAAATGCCTCACCTTTTGATGGCTGGTTCTACGGGTCAGGGAAAATCGGTTGGTATTAATGCAATTTTGACTTCCCTACTTTACAAGAAACATCCAAGTGAATTGAAATTCGTAATGGTTGATCCTAAAAAAGTGGAACTTTCCTTATATTCTAAAATCGAAAGACATTATTTAGCGAAACTTCCGGATTCTGATGATGCCATTATTACTGACACTCATAAAGTAATCAATACATTGAATTCCCTTTGTGTAGAAATGGATCAGCGATATGATTTGCTTAAAAATGCTTTTTGTAAAAACTTAAAAGAATACAATAAAAAATTCAGCGAAAGAAAATTAAATCCTGAAAATGGACATCGATATTTACCTTACATCGTTTTGGTTGTCGATGAGTTTGCAGATTTGATTATGACTGCCGGAAAAGAAGTTGAACTTCCTATCGCAAGATTAGCACAGCTGGCAAGAGCAGTCGGAATTCACTTGATTGTTGCTACTCAAAGACCTTCTGTGAATGTAATTACAGGTATGATTAAAGCAAACTTTCCTGCTAGAGCGGCATTTAGAGTAATTTCGAGTGTGGATTCAAGAACGATTCTTGATTCTCCGGGTGCAGATCAGTTGATTGGAAAAGGGGATATGCTTTATTTTAACGGTAATGAAATCTTAAGGCTTCAATGTGCTTTTATTGATACCCCAGAAGTTGAAAGACTCGCAGAATTCATCGGGGAACAAAAAGGGTATGCTTCAGCTTTCATGCTTCCGGAATATGTGAGTGAAGGAGCAGCAAACTCTGTAGGAGCATTTGATCCGAATGAAAAAGATCAATTATTTGATGAAGCAGCAAGAATTATTGTTTCTACACAGCAAGGTTCTACTTCAATGCTTCAGAGACAATTGAAACTAGGATACAACAGAGCAGGAAGAATTATGGATCAGTTGGAAGCAAGCGGTATTGTTGGCGGATTTAATGGGGCTAAAGCGAGAGAAGTTCTAATTAGTGATCTGAATTCTTTGGAACAGTTTTTGGAAGACCTGCGAAATTAA
- a CDS encoding LolA family protein, which translates to MKKIISKIVFGSFVVGSIAFVQAQKIDAKAKKILDDVTANYKSKKNSYFKFAFGSGVNGTVSKNEPGIYYTAGEKYKLKIMETEQIFDGSKIYNINTEDKEVTVAKPNESSTMFSPINYLTSYRNDYNVSYSGKKTIDGVSADFITLTPVKANGLKSIYIFIDGAKKQMLKLEQHGNNKDIAVISIKEYKENQQLDPNMFVFDKNKFKNYLVTEL; encoded by the coding sequence ATGAAAAAAATAATATCAAAAATAGTATTTGGAAGTTTTGTAGTAGGAAGTATTGCTTTTGTTCAGGCTCAGAAAATTGATGCCAAAGCAAAAAAAATATTAGATGATGTAACGGCAAATTACAAATCTAAAAAGAATTCTTATTTCAAATTTGCTTTTGGAAGCGGTGTAAATGGAACGGTTAGTAAAAACGAACCCGGAATTTATTACACAGCCGGAGAAAAATATAAATTGAAAATCATGGAAACCGAACAGATTTTCGATGGAAGCAAAATTTACAACATCAACACAGAAGATAAAGAAGTGACCGTAGCAAAGCCCAATGAAAGCTCTACAATGTTCTCTCCAATTAATTATTTGACATCTTACAGAAATGATTACAACGTTTCTTACAGCGGAAAAAAGACGATTGATGGCGTAAGCGCAGATTTCATCACATTAACTCCAGTAAAAGCTAACGGATTAAAATCAATCTACATTTTTATTGATGGTGCAAAAAAGCAAATGCTTAAGCTCGAACAGCACGGAAACAATAAAGATATTGCAGTAATTTCAATTAAAGAATACAAAGAAAACCAGCAATTAGACCCAAATATGTTTGTTTTTGATAAGAATAAATTCAAAAATTATCTTGTTACAGAATTATAA
- a CDS encoding LptF/LptG family permease, protein MFKILDRYIIKTFFGPFLFIFSVLFFIFIVNIIWIQLGQFMGKGLTTFQIMKLLFYLGVNVVSMVLPLTILLASIMSFGEFGERYELAAMKAAGISLTRVMMPLLGVVTLLAILLYLFSSNIIPDFQRKARNMLFNIAQTKPALNFTPGQFIDQIPGYMVKFDKIEGEDGRDLEGIFIHKKASTFENQQSIVAEKGKFVTPPNKNYLQLVLFNGYVFEDSYAGKAENVRLKQPDQAIKFDTLVSHFDVSEIINKAIEQEKITEDFRFQSFEELFGTISKTKKDNAKLVSNISTEVISQTSSVVSYMDKNKSKAPVKSQYKFDTIKKDKKLEMIYNAHSRLDNLKTSLDSKSQELNPSVKYFNKVVIYQQRMITYSFTCIIFFMIGASLGSIIRKGGMGVPVIVAIVIFIIFYVINVGFENIAWSGKMSPYLAAWLPNMILFPFGVLMTYKALTDSQLFDSEKYKAFFKPITKLFVKDKEHKRYQ, encoded by the coding sequence ATGTTTAAAATATTAGACCGATACATCATTAAAACCTTTTTTGGTCCGTTCTTATTTATATTCAGTGTTTTGTTTTTCATTTTTATTGTAAACATTATCTGGATTCAGCTTGGGCAATTCATGGGAAAAGGTCTTACCACGTTTCAGATCATGAAGCTTCTTTTTTATCTGGGAGTGAATGTGGTAAGTATGGTTTTACCCTTGACGATACTTCTGGCAAGCATTATGTCTTTTGGTGAATTTGGTGAGCGCTACGAATTAGCTGCCATGAAAGCTGCCGGAATTTCATTGACGAGAGTAATGATGCCGCTTTTAGGGGTTGTGACTTTATTGGCAATCCTACTCTATCTCTTTTCCAGTAATATAATTCCCGATTTTCAGAGAAAGGCTAGAAATATGCTTTTCAATATTGCACAGACCAAACCTGCATTGAATTTTACACCGGGTCAGTTTATAGATCAGATTCCGGGATACATGGTGAAATTTGATAAAATTGAAGGTGAAGATGGGCGTGATCTTGAAGGAATTTTCATTCATAAAAAAGCAAGTACATTCGAAAATCAACAATCAATCGTTGCAGAAAAAGGAAAATTTGTAACACCTCCGAATAAAAATTATCTGCAGTTGGTTTTATTTAACGGTTACGTTTTTGAAGACAGCTATGCCGGAAAAGCAGAAAATGTAAGATTAAAACAACCTGATCAGGCTATAAAATTTGATACGCTGGTTTCTCATTTTGATGTCAGTGAAATCATCAACAAAGCAATTGAACAAGAGAAAATCACTGAAGATTTCCGTTTTCAGTCGTTTGAAGAATTATTTGGCACGATTAGTAAAACCAAAAAAGACAATGCTAAATTGGTCAGCAATATCAGTACAGAAGTAATATCTCAAACAAGCTCTGTAGTGAGTTATATGGATAAAAACAAGTCGAAAGCTCCTGTGAAATCTCAGTATAAATTTGATACCATCAAGAAAGACAAAAAGCTTGAGATGATTTATAATGCGCACAGCAGATTAGATAATTTAAAAACGTCATTAGATTCAAAAAGTCAGGAACTTAATCCGAGTGTCAAGTACTTTAATAAAGTTGTGATTTATCAACAGAGAATGATTACTTATTCATTTACGTGTATTATTTTCTTTATGATTGGTGCGAGTTTGGGATCAATCATCCGGAAAGGAGGGATGGGTGTTCCCGTTATTGTAGCGATTGTAATCTTTATTATATTTTATGTAATTAATGTTGGTTTTGAAAACATAGCATGGTCCGGAAAAATGAGTCCGTATTTGGCGGCTTGGCTTCCCAACATGATTTTGTTTCCTTTTGGAGTTTTGATGACGTATAAAGCATTAACAGATTCTCAATTGTTTGATTCTGAAAAATACAAAGCGTTCTTCAAGCCTATTACGAAGCTTTTTGTAAAGGATAAAGAACATAAAAGATATCAGTAA
- the frr gene encoding ribosome recycling factor, with protein MEELDLIVESVKHDMEAAIKHLDHAFQRIRAGRASTNMVQDVMVEYYGAPTPLNQVANVSIPDAMTISIQPWDRTAIGAIEKAIINSNLGFAPSNNGENIILNVPPLTEDRRRELAKQAKGETEDTKIVIRNARQNGIKELKKLEGISEDAVKSTEDEIQVLTDKHVKLCDDHLKTKEAEIMKV; from the coding sequence ATGGAAGAATTAGATCTTATCGTAGAATCTGTAAAACATGATATGGAAGCGGCTATCAAGCACTTGGATCATGCATTTCAAAGAATCAGAGCGGGACGTGCATCTACGAATATGGTTCAGGATGTGATGGTAGAATATTACGGTGCTCCGACTCCTCTTAATCAGGTTGCTAACGTTTCTATTCCCGATGCGATGACCATCTCAATTCAACCTTGGGATAGAACTGCGATCGGAGCGATAGAAAAAGCAATTATCAATTCAAATTTAGGCTTTGCTCCATCTAATAACGGTGAAAATATCATTCTAAATGTTCCGCCATTGACGGAGGACAGAAGAAGAGAATTGGCTAAACAAGCTAAAGGAGAAACTGAAGATACAAAAATCGTTATAAGAAACGCAAGACAAAACGGTATCAAAGAACTAAAGAAACTGGAAGGTATTTCTGAAGATGCTGTAAAAAGTACTGAAGATGAAATTCAGGTACTTACAGACAAACATGTGAAACTTTGTGACGACCATCTTAAGACAAAAGAAGCTGAAATTATGAAAGTATAA
- the porQ gene encoding type IX secretion system protein PorQ, translating to MKKVLIFSLFLSGIVSFAQTGTNVYPFLNIPVSARQAALGGDAITTRDHDVSFAIANPALLNKESDKQLSVNATAYLADSKYGTIAYARDLDNGHMVTVNARYMSYGNIPRTDDSGFEMGEFSASDVAVGGGYAYQFEEDWTIGGGLNFITSKIDTYTSSALAGTLGVTYHPKRTKEVVSVVIRNFGYQFKSFNGERENLPFRIDLGYTKILKAFPLAITITAHDLQQFDISSEFNVNGQEVNAGRKIADHFSLGAELFPEKSFNFRLGYNVRRGNELAVADQRNFSGLSAGFGLKVSKFRIDYAHVRYHNSSNVNQIGISVDLSGHQGE from the coding sequence TTGAAGAAAGTTCTAATTTTTTCACTATTTCTTTCGGGAATTGTTTCATTTGCTCAAACTGGAACAAATGTATATCCGTTTCTGAATATTCCGGTTTCTGCAAGACAGGCTGCTTTAGGCGGCGACGCAATTACAACGAGAGATCACGATGTCTCTTTTGCCATTGCCAACCCTGCTTTACTGAATAAAGAATCTGATAAACAATTGTCTGTAAATGCCACGGCATATCTCGCAGACTCAAAATACGGAACAATTGCTTACGCCAGAGATCTTGATAACGGTCATATGGTAACGGTAAATGCTCGTTATATGAGCTACGGAAATATCCCAAGAACGGATGACAGCGGTTTTGAAATGGGAGAATTCTCAGCTTCAGATGTTGCTGTAGGTGGCGGATACGCTTATCAGTTTGAAGAAGACTGGACGATTGGTGGTGGATTAAATTTTATTACTTCAAAAATTGATACCTACACTTCTTCCGCATTGGCAGGAACTTTGGGAGTTACCTATCATCCGAAACGAACTAAAGAAGTAGTTTCTGTAGTAATAAGAAACTTCGGATATCAGTTTAAATCATTTAACGGCGAAAGAGAAAACCTTCCTTTCAGAATAGATTTAGGATATACTAAAATATTAAAAGCATTTCCTTTAGCAATTACCATTACAGCTCACGATTTACAACAATTTGATATTTCTTCAGAATTCAATGTAAACGGACAGGAAGTAAATGCTGGACGTAAAATTGCCGATCACTTCTCTTTAGGCGCAGAGCTTTTCCCAGAAAAAAGTTTTAATTTCAGATTGGGATATAATGTAAGAAGAGGAAATGAGTTGGCTGTTGCCGATCAAAGAAATTTCTCAGGACTTTCTGCCGGTTTCGGGCTCAAAGTTTCAAAATTTCGTATCGATTATGCACATGTGAGATATCATAATTCTTCTAACGTTAATCAAATCGGAATTTCTGTAGATCTTAGCGGTCATCAAGGAGAATAA
- the cmk gene encoding (d)CMP kinase gives MKKPVIAIDGFSSTGKSSISKIIAEKLGIVHLDTGALYRGITWFALQNCLSEDQTINLQQLFDSFSLIELEFKNDNGELVLFLNHINISKEIRSNEVSDNVSLIAKQKEVRDFLLQSQRNLAEKGGIIMDGRDIGTVVLPNADFKFFLTASIEERTKRRYQELLSLGIDADEQQVKENLIARDKIDSEREIAPLKQADDAIVIDNTMLTKKETIESILTHLKN, from the coding sequence ATGAAAAAACCAGTGATAGCAATTGACGGATTCTCATCTACAGGGAAAAGTTCTATTTCAAAAATTATTGCCGAAAAATTAGGGATTGTACATCTCGACACTGGTGCTCTATATCGTGGAATTACTTGGTTTGCATTACAAAACTGTCTGAGTGAAGACCAAACCATCAATCTTCAGCAGCTTTTTGATTCTTTTTCATTAATCGAACTTGAATTTAAAAATGATAATGGTGAATTGGTTTTATTTTTAAATCATATCAATATTTCAAAAGAAATTCGTTCCAACGAAGTTTCAGATAATGTAAGTCTTATCGCCAAACAAAAAGAAGTTAGAGATTTTCTTTTACAGTCTCAGCGCAATTTGGCAGAAAAAGGTGGAATTATAATGGATGGCAGAGATATTGGCACAGTAGTACTGCCAAACGCCGATTTTAAATTTTTTCTGACTGCTAGTATTGAAGAAAGAACCAAAAGAAGATATCAGGAATTACTGAGTTTAGGAATAGATGCTGACGAACAGCAAGTGAAAGAAAACCTTATTGCAAGAGATAAAATCGACAGTGAGCGAGAAATTGCACCTCTAAAGCAGGCAGATGATGCAATTGTCATAGATAACACGATGCTTACTAAGAAAGAGACAATAGAAAGTATACTGACACATTTAAAAAATTAA
- a CDS encoding phage holin family protein produces the protein MIETVKEYASKRIDLLKIQATEKSSISAGVIAYLVILLAAFAFFIILFNFGLAFFIGKALNNTSYGFLIVAAFYLLITILVVTFKKRIVNVVADKVIEFLNH, from the coding sequence ATGATTGAAACTGTAAAAGAATATGCATCAAAGCGAATAGATTTGCTAAAAATTCAGGCGACAGAAAAGTCGTCAATTTCGGCAGGAGTAATTGCTTACTTAGTTATTTTATTAGCTGCTTTTGCTTTTTTTATTATCCTTTTTAATTTTGGATTGGCATTTTTTATTGGTAAAGCATTGAACAATACTTCTTATGGATTTTTAATTGTTGCTGCATTTTATTTGCTTATCACAATTTTAGTTGTTACCTTTAAAAAGCGCATCGTAAATGTTGTTGCCGATAAAGTAATAGAATTTTTAAATCACTAA
- a CDS encoding phosphoribosyl-ATP pyrophosphatase, translating to MSRNYSSLEELRRKKKLLKSEVEDLEGLLTFKNTKESLSAFTNGLTDQYLKEKIDEDGEETTVLRKDVIAKQLTSEVKDLLLNRNTAMGIAGSAFKGDAMDTLVKLAVTAFVANYAKKNMRSSNWKKKVLGAALIYVAPMALKFLRTKLEAYQKTKSVSSMEQLI from the coding sequence ATGAGCAGAAATTATAGTAGCTTAGAAGAACTTAGAAGAAAGAAAAAGCTTTTAAAAAGTGAAGTTGAGGATTTAGAAGGATTGTTAACTTTCAAAAATACAAAAGAAAGCTTAAGTGCATTCACCAATGGTTTAACTGATCAATATCTGAAAGAAAAAATTGATGAAGATGGTGAAGAAACCACAGTTCTCAGAAAAGATGTCATCGCCAAACAGTTGACTTCAGAGGTAAAAGATTTATTACTCAATAGAAATACCGCGATGGGAATTGCCGGAAGCGCCTTCAAAGGTGATGCAATGGACACGCTTGTGAAACTTGCAGTGACAGCTTTTGTTGCCAATTACGCCAAGAAAAACATGAGAAGCTCAAATTGGAAAAAGAAAGTATTAGGCGCAGCATTAATTTATGTAGCACCAATGGCTTTAAAATTTCTTAGAACAAAATTAGAGGCTTATCAAAAAACAAAAAGTGTATCCAGTATGGAGCAACTTATATAA
- a CDS encoding TrmH family RNA methyltransferase, whose product MLTAHTIKVLQSLDKKKFRQKYNLFLVEGNKIISELPNSNFKIKEIFSTNPQNLNFKETIIHQITENELKKISFLQNPKDSVAVCELNEESKLEDKNIQLVLDGIQDPGNLGTIIRLADWFGIEQIICSEDTVDFYNPKVIQASMGSFTRVNIVYCNLVDYLSETKNTNIGTDMDGENIYTFEKPEKINLILGNEGKGMREETEKLLHEKISIPRFGKSQSTESLNVSMAAGIILGQLYSK is encoded by the coding sequence ATGCTTACAGCTCATACAATAAAAGTTTTACAGTCTTTAGATAAAAAGAAGTTCAGGCAAAAATACAATTTGTTTTTGGTTGAAGGGAATAAAATCATTTCCGAACTTCCCAATTCTAACTTTAAAATTAAAGAAATATTTTCTACAAATCCTCAAAATTTAAATTTTAAGGAAACCATTATACATCAAATCACTGAAAATGAATTGAAAAAGATTAGTTTCCTACAAAATCCTAAAGATTCTGTGGCAGTTTGTGAATTAAATGAAGAATCTAAGTTAGAAGATAAAAATATCCAGTTGGTTTTAGACGGAATTCAGGATCCGGGAAATTTAGGAACAATTATTCGTTTGGCAGATTGGTTCGGAATCGAGCAGATCATTTGTAGTGAAGACACAGTAGATTTCTACAATCCAAAGGTTATTCAGGCAAGTATGGGATCTTTCACAAGAGTCAATATTGTTTACTGTAATCTCGTTGACTATTTATCTGAAACTAAAAACACAAACATAGGTACAGATATGGATGGAGAAAATATCTACACCTTTGAAAAGCCGGAAAAAATCAATTTAATTTTAGGAAACGAAGGAAAGGGAATGCGTGAAGAAACCGAAAAATTACTTCACGAAAAAATCTCAATTCCAAGATTTGGAAAATCTCAATCTACAGAAAGTTTGAATGTATCTATGGCGGCCGGAATTATTTTAGGCCAATTGTATTCAAAATAG
- a CDS encoding vancomycin high temperature exclusion protein: MICLCNVWVFGITNGRTYNKISKIPPREIALVLGTSPRMRSGLSNPYFTKRMDAAALLYHHGKIKKIIVSGEKSKGYNEPAAMKNYLIYQEGVPEDIIIEDPEGFNTYKSILRCKDIYGKKNVIIVSQGFHNLRALFFARNNNMNALGFDAQDVNKPESFYRNQSREILARVIAVVYFVLGISAD, translated from the coding sequence TTGATATGTCTTTGTAATGTCTGGGTTTTTGGGATTACCAACGGAAGAACGTATAATAAGATTTCAAAAATTCCGCCAAGAGAAATTGCTTTGGTTTTGGGAACTTCTCCCAGAATGCGTTCGGGGCTTTCTAATCCTTATTTTACTAAAAGAATGGATGCAGCAGCATTGCTGTATCATCACGGAAAAATAAAAAAAATCATCGTGAGTGGTGAAAAAAGCAAAGGTTACAATGAGCCGGCTGCAATGAAAAATTATTTGATTTATCAGGAAGGTGTTCCGGAAGATATCATTATTGAAGATCCGGAAGGTTTTAACACGTATAAAAGTATTTTACGCTGCAAAGATATTTACGGAAAGAAAAACGTCATTATCGTTTCACAAGGTTTTCATAATCTTCGGGCATTGTTTTTTGCAAGAAATAATAACATGAATGCGCTAGGATTTGATGCGCAAGATGTCAACAAACCCGAAAGTTTCTACAGAAACCAATCCAGAGAGATTCTCGCCAGAGTGATTGCTGTAGTTTATTTTGTATTGGGAATTTCTGCGGATTAA
- a CDS encoding flavin reductase family protein has product MEQQIYKGKLTQFHGLKIAKKEDLTKNTFSLELEIPENLSENFKFEAGQFVSIKFNAGGKEVINDYSMTSAPYEEKITLGIKINSQNGATAELYKNYQSGDELLVSEPNGRFTIVSKPSEFRTIVGFAAGIGITPILSHFKNILYNEPRTRLFLFLGNKSSEELIYRDLLDNLAHKYGDRLQIFYFYSQEKTADQFFYGRLDAKKLNLIINQILHLDDTDEESTIWDAVDEVLICGKGEMIKTLANACYHHGIPKKNIHFELFEEFNDDIYPVEKEFPLIENVQIDFKMFGENYQTELPNNKEKILQQLLIQKFNVPYSCKSGICGSCECTLEEGEVELLENEYLTEKEEAQGKILACMSIAKTKKIKLNFDFS; this is encoded by the coding sequence ATGGAACAACAAATCTATAAAGGAAAACTGACGCAGTTTCACGGCCTAAAAATAGCTAAAAAGGAAGACCTGACCAAAAATACTTTTTCGTTGGAGCTTGAAATTCCTGAGAATCTTAGTGAGAATTTTAAGTTTGAGGCGGGGCAGTTTGTAAGTATCAAATTCAATGCTGGTGGAAAAGAAGTTATCAATGATTATTCGATGACTTCGGCGCCGTATGAAGAAAAAATAACATTAGGAATTAAAATTAATTCTCAAAACGGAGCAACTGCAGAACTTTATAAAAACTATCAATCTGGTGATGAGTTACTTGTAAGCGAGCCCAATGGTAGATTTACCATTGTTTCAAAACCTAGTGAATTCCGGACTATTGTGGGTTTTGCTGCAGGAATAGGGATTACTCCGATTCTTAGTCATTTTAAAAACATTCTTTATAACGAGCCGAGAACGAGACTTTTTTTGTTTCTTGGAAATAAAAGCTCTGAGGAACTTATTTATCGTGATCTTTTAGATAATCTTGCTCATAAATATGGCGATAGGCTTCAGATTTTCTACTTTTATTCTCAGGAAAAAACTGCTGACCAATTTTTCTACGGGAGATTAGATGCCAAGAAATTAAATTTGATTATCAATCAGATCCTTCACTTAGATGACACCGATGAAGAATCTACGATTTGGGATGCAGTAGATGAAGTTTTGATTTGTGGAAAAGGGGAGATGATCAAAACTCTGGCAAATGCCTGCTACCATCACGGAATTCCGAAGAAGAATATTCATTTTGAATTATTTGAAGAGTTTAATGATGATATTTATCCTGTAGAAAAAGAGTTTCCGTTGATTGAAAATGTACAGATAGACTTTAAAATGTTTGGGGAAAATTATCAGACTGAACTTCCAAATAATAAAGAAAAAATTCTGCAACAACTTTTAATTCAAAAATTCAATGTTCCTTATTCCTGTAAATCGGGAATTTGCGGAAGCTGTGAATGTACTTTGGAAGAAGGAGAAGTTGAGCTTTTAGAAAACGAATATCTTACCGAAAAAGAAGAGGCTCAAGGTAAAATTTTAGCTTGCATGTCGATTGCGAAAACTAAGAAAATAAAGCTTAACTTTGACTTTAGTTGA
- a CDS encoding TlpA family protein disulfide reductase — protein MKKILLSTLLAVTLFSCKKEAEKTEENMIANDSISNIAPEPLPAKASLKALSPQQTTDFLQTKNDTLYVTNFFATWCGPCVREIPHFKDKITELKGQPVKITFISMDTKEVWNTEVPTFVDKQGIRNNTILLDNSLLDETFFKNNFKEWKGDAIPFTYMRKGDKTDEYLGMMTSELLNSKIDSFIK, from the coding sequence ATGAAAAAGATACTTTTATCGACACTTTTAGCTGTCACACTTTTTAGCTGTAAAAAAGAAGCTGAAAAAACGGAGGAAAATATGATTGCGAATGATTCAATTTCAAATATAGCTCCAGAACCTCTTCCTGCAAAAGCTTCTCTAAAAGCGTTGAGTCCACAGCAAACTACTGATTTCTTACAAACTAAAAATGATACTTTATATGTAACCAATTTTTTTGCAACGTGGTGCGGACCATGCGTGAGAGAAATTCCACATTTTAAAGATAAAATTACAGAATTAAAAGGCCAGCCTGTGAAAATTACATTTATCAGTATGGATACCAAAGAAGTCTGGAATACTGAAGTTCCTACTTTCGTAGATAAACAAGGCATTAGAAACAATACCATTCTTTTAGATAATAGTCTGCTTGATGAAACTTTTTTTAAGAATAATTTTAAAGAGTGGAAAGGCGATGCAATACCATTCACATACATGAGAAAAGGTGATAAAACGGATGAATATTTAGGAATGATGACTTCAGAACTATTAAATTCAAAAATTGATTCTTTTATCAAGTAA